Proteins encoded in a region of the Paenibacillus sp. E222 genome:
- the ppaX gene encoding pyrophosphatase PpaX: protein MIDTVLFDLDGTIIDTNELIINSFLHVMEDLQLSTPWTREQIIPHMGGTLENQMRTFSGKEDVAEYVKGYRAYNDVHHEAMVQPFPHVIEVIEALHEAGIVMGVVTTKIRPSTLKVLERFDLLKYMKSIVTVTDVTNPKPHAEPVLKAIEELGADPSKTLMVGDSPVDIQSAQNAGALAAGVAWSLKGETVLSGYNPDYILHDMKDLLKLIETERS from the coding sequence ATGATTGACACGGTTTTGTTTGATCTGGATGGAACGATTATTGATACGAATGAGTTAATTATTAACTCTTTCCTTCATGTAATGGAGGATTTGCAGTTATCCACCCCTTGGACACGCGAACAGATCATTCCTCATATGGGGGGAACACTGGAGAATCAGATGCGTACGTTCTCTGGGAAAGAGGACGTTGCGGAGTATGTCAAAGGATATCGGGCATACAACGACGTTCATCATGAGGCGATGGTTCAGCCGTTTCCTCACGTAATTGAGGTCATTGAAGCTCTTCATGAGGCAGGAATCGTGATGGGTGTTGTCACGACAAAGATTCGTCCATCTACTCTTAAGGTGCTGGAGCGTTTCGACCTGTTGAAGTATATGAAATCGATTGTGACAGTTACCGATGTAACCAATCCCAAACCGCATGCTGAACCGGTCCTGAAGGCGATCGAAGAGTTGGGTGCAGATCCGTCCAAAACATTGATGGTGGGTGACAGCCCAGTCGATATTCAATCGGCACAGAATGCGGGTGCGCTTGCGGCAGGCGTAGCCTGGTCCCTTAAGGGAGAGACCGTATTAAGCGGATATAACCCGGATTACATTTTGCACGACATGAAGGACTTGCTTAAGCTGATTGAAACGGAACGTTCATGA
- the hprK gene encoding HPr(Ser) kinase/phosphatase: MAKKVKVSELVQQFQLEVVSGSHGLKRVITVDDLNRPGLEMAGYFEYHPQERVQLLGRTELAFFAMLPEDERRDRMQRLCTEETPCIVVTRGLEVPQELIDISEEQNLAVLRSNMATTILSSRITGFLEKKLAPTATIHGVLCDVYGVGMLITGSSGIGKSETALELVKRGHRLIADDAVEIRQTSDFQLHGTAPELIRHLLEIRGVGIINVMTLFGAGAVRNNKRITLVVRLEAWQQDKQYDRLGLDEETTRIIDTDVPLVTIPVRPGRNLAVIIEVAGMNYRLKQMGLNAALQFTNKLTATISEDMEDMD, from the coding sequence ATGGCGAAAAAAGTGAAAGTATCTGAATTGGTACAACAGTTCCAGTTGGAGGTTGTTTCTGGATCTCACGGACTGAAGAGAGTCATTACTGTAGACGATTTGAACCGTCCTGGCCTGGAAATGGCCGGTTATTTTGAATATCATCCACAAGAACGGGTACAGCTGCTTGGTCGAACAGAGCTGGCCTTTTTTGCAATGTTGCCGGAAGATGAGCGCCGTGATCGGATGCAGCGCCTTTGTACGGAAGAAACGCCATGTATCGTAGTAACCCGAGGACTTGAAGTGCCACAGGAACTGATTGACATCAGTGAAGAACAGAACCTGGCCGTGCTTCGCAGCAACATGGCTACAACGATTCTATCCAGCCGGATTACTGGATTCCTGGAGAAGAAACTAGCGCCTACAGCAACAATTCACGGTGTACTCTGTGATGTGTATGGTGTAGGGATGTTGATCACGGGAAGCAGCGGCATTGGTAAGAGTGAGACTGCACTGGAACTTGTGAAACGTGGTCACCGATTGATTGCCGATGATGCGGTAGAAATTCGTCAGACATCAGACTTCCAGCTGCATGGAACTGCACCAGAATTGATCCGTCACCTGCTTGAGATCCGTGGCGTCGGCATCATCAACGTAATGACATTGTTCGGTGCGGGAGCGGTACGTAATAACAAACGAATTACACTGGTTGTTCGTCTGGAAGCTTGGCAGCAGGATAAACAATATGATCGTCTTGGTCTGGATGAAGAGACGACTCGCATCATTGACACAGATGTACCACTTGTAACGATTCCTGTTCGTCCGGGACGGAACTTGGCTGTTATCATTGAAGTAGCGGGAATGAACTATCGCTTGAAACAGATGGGTCTGAATGCTGCACTGCAATTTACGAACAAGCTGACAGCAACGATCTCTGAAGATATGGAAGACATGGACTAA
- a CDS encoding ATP phosphoribosyltransferase regulatory subunit, whose amino-acid sequence MSKPKGFEKPTGFRDYTPHVVTKLRTIERNVLECMERWGYRQIITPTIEYYDTVGVASSTSDRKLFKLLNSRGTTLVLRSDLTAPIARVVSSLLKDEQLPLRLSYHANVFRSIEEEAGREAEFFQTGVELVGDDSPEADAEVVALAIASLQAAGVSSFKIAMGHMGFLNGLLEEVIPGQTVQQEQLKEGLLGRDYVGYRQSIEALNLEPKLKEQLEAILRLRGGKEVCTHAAELSSSTEAAQSIAHLCAVFEVLEAYGVSEHVLIDLTMIGDFSYYTGMTFEGYAAELGSPVCSGGRYDNLLQQFGRSLPATGFALKTNRIIDGVHGITMEEKKPVLIQYTSERRAEALTEAARLRSIGQNVVTSLLSEDEAEVSVTKVGAITGGKTIQNEQVITFASEEGGGR is encoded by the coding sequence ATGTCCAAACCAAAAGGCTTTGAAAAACCGACAGGTTTTCGTGACTATACACCACATGTGGTGACCAAGCTGCGAACCATTGAGCGGAATGTACTGGAATGCATGGAACGCTGGGGTTACCGTCAAATCATTACGCCAACGATTGAATACTACGATACCGTAGGTGTAGCGAGTTCCACATCGGATCGCAAGCTGTTTAAATTATTGAACAGTCGCGGGACTACGCTGGTACTAAGATCAGATCTGACAGCTCCGATTGCACGGGTGGTCTCTTCTCTATTGAAGGATGAGCAGCTTCCTCTGCGTCTGTCCTATCATGCAAATGTGTTTCGTTCCATTGAAGAGGAAGCGGGGCGTGAGGCAGAATTTTTCCAAACGGGTGTAGAGCTTGTCGGTGATGATTCGCCGGAAGCAGATGCAGAAGTTGTAGCACTTGCGATCGCTTCTTTGCAGGCAGCGGGTGTATCTTCCTTTAAAATTGCGATGGGTCATATGGGATTTCTGAACGGATTACTGGAAGAAGTCATTCCGGGTCAAACGGTACAACAGGAACAGTTGAAAGAAGGATTGCTGGGACGTGATTATGTCGGCTATCGCCAATCCATTGAAGCATTGAATCTAGAACCGAAACTGAAGGAGCAGCTTGAAGCCATTTTGCGTCTGCGTGGCGGTAAAGAAGTATGTACACACGCAGCAGAGCTGAGTTCAAGTACTGAAGCAGCACAGTCCATTGCGCATCTCTGTGCAGTATTCGAGGTGTTGGAAGCGTATGGTGTCTCTGAGCATGTATTGATTGATCTGACGATGATTGGTGATTTCTCCTATTATACAGGCATGACGTTTGAAGGGTATGCGGCAGAGCTAGGATCCCCGGTATGCAGCGGTGGACGATATGATAATCTGTTACAGCAGTTTGGCCGTTCATTACCGGCTACAGGGTTTGCACTCAAAACAAACCGGATTATCGATGGTGTTCATGGAATTACGATGGAAGAGAAGAAGCCTGTCCTTATTCAATATACTTCGGAACGCCGGGCAGAGGCTCTAACGGAGGCGGCGAGACTACGCAGCATCGGTCAAAATGTAGTCACGTCTCTGCTTTCGGAAGATGAGGCAGAGGTAAGTGTAACAAAAGTTGGTGCCATAACTGGTGGGAAGACGATTCAGAATGAACAGGTTATCACGTTCGCATCTGAAGAAGGAGGAGGACGCTGA
- a CDS encoding ABC transporter ATP-binding protein yields MAGVRLEHIFKKYPGSDKATVVDINLDIKDKEFLVLVGPSGCGKSTTLRMIAGLEEISEGKLYIGDRVVNDVAPKDRDIAMVFQSYALYPHMSVYQNMAFGLKLRKVKKDEIDKRVREAAKILDIEHLLERKPKALSGGQRQRVALGRAIVRDPQVFLMDEPLSNLDAKLRGQMRAEITKLAKRLETTVIYVTHDQIEAMTMGDRIVVMKDGIIQQAASPEELYNHPANLFVAGFIGSPTMNFISGKLAEQGASLHFVAPGVDVEIPQGKAQVLKSRGYIGKEVILGVRPEDIHEEPVFLEASPNSVFSTHVDVTENLGHEMLLYLSGVGNDTTIARVDGRSNTRDGSTVKMAIDMNKVHIFDKETEANVLLQD; encoded by the coding sequence ATGGCTGGTGTACGTTTAGAGCATATTTTCAAAAAATACCCGGGTTCTGATAAAGCAACAGTAGTTGATATTAACCTGGACATTAAAGATAAAGAGTTTCTGGTACTGGTAGGTCCGTCCGGTTGTGGTAAATCAACAACACTGCGTATGATCGCAGGCCTTGAGGAAATTTCTGAAGGTAAACTCTATATCGGTGACCGTGTCGTTAATGACGTTGCTCCTAAAGACCGCGATATCGCGATGGTATTCCAATCCTATGCCTTGTATCCGCATATGAGCGTATACCAAAACATGGCGTTTGGTCTGAAATTGCGTAAAGTGAAAAAAGATGAGATCGACAAACGTGTACGTGAAGCAGCTAAAATCCTGGATATCGAGCATTTGCTTGAGCGTAAACCTAAGGCATTGTCCGGTGGTCAACGTCAGCGTGTCGCTCTGGGACGTGCGATCGTCCGTGATCCACAAGTGTTCTTGATGGATGAGCCTCTCTCCAACTTGGATGCCAAACTGCGTGGTCAAATGCGTGCTGAGATCACTAAACTTGCGAAACGTTTGGAAACAACTGTTATCTACGTAACGCATGACCAGATTGAAGCAATGACAATGGGTGATCGGATCGTTGTTATGAAGGATGGTATCATCCAACAAGCAGCTTCTCCGGAAGAGCTTTACAACCACCCTGCTAACTTGTTCGTAGCTGGTTTCATCGGTTCCCCGACAATGAACTTTATCTCGGGTAAATTGGCTGAGCAAGGTGCTAGCCTGCATTTCGTAGCTCCTGGTGTGGACGTTGAAATCCCACAAGGTAAAGCACAAGTGCTGAAATCAAGAGGATACATTGGCAAAGAAGTCATTCTGGGTGTTCGTCCAGAAGACATTCACGAAGAGCCAGTATTCCTGGAAGCATCCCCGAACTCTGTATTCTCTACACACGTAGACGTAACAGAGAACCTGGGTCACGAAATGCTCCTCTACTTGAGCGGTGTAGGTAACGACACTACAATCGCACGTGTAGACGGACGTTCCAACACTCGTGATGGTTCCACAGTTAAAATGGCAATTGACATGAACAAAGTTCATATCTTTGACAAAGAGACTGAAGCAAACGTTCTTCTTCAAGACTAA
- a CDS encoding DapH/DapD/GlmU-related protein, with amino-acid sequence MRKVTRYPVEGHNALWHIYKTVSPWKGVRNFIWIQLSRYCPILSVKNWIYRRMLGMKVGKHTAFGLMVMVDVFFPEKITVGENSVIGYNTTILAHEYLIKEYRLGEVIIGENVLIGANSTILPGVTIGDGAVVAAGAVVHKDVAPGAFVGGNPLRDLSRSNASAEEIVIKADE; translated from the coding sequence ATGAGAAAAGTAACCCGCTATCCCGTAGAAGGCCATAACGCACTTTGGCATATCTATAAGACTGTGAGTCCGTGGAAAGGCGTGCGCAATTTTATCTGGATTCAGTTGTCACGGTACTGTCCGATTCTATCGGTCAAGAACTGGATCTATCGTCGCATGCTTGGCATGAAGGTGGGTAAACATACGGCGTTTGGATTGATGGTGATGGTTGATGTTTTCTTTCCGGAGAAAATTACGGTAGGCGAAAATTCCGTCATTGGTTACAACACCACGATCCTGGCTCACGAGTATCTTATTAAAGAGTACAGACTCGGTGAGGTAATTATCGGGGAAAATGTACTGATCGGTGCAAATTCAACCATCCTGCCGGGTGTGACCATCGGAGACGGTGCGGTTGTAGCTGCAGGTGCAGTCGTTCATAAGGATGTAGCTCCGGGAGCTTTTGTAGGCGGGAATCCACTTCGTGATCTGTCTCGCTCCAATGCTTCAGCAGAGGAGATTGTCATAAAGGCTGATGAGTAA
- the lgt gene encoding prolipoprotein diacylglyceryl transferase, protein MDTLLLLNPIAFSIGALKVHWYGLILGTAALVGLLLVIREGKRYNIPQEVFMDMVLLGVPSAIIGARIYYVAFRWDDYKDNLWDVFKIWNGGIAIYGALIGAIICAVIFFRRKGYNFWRMADICAPGLIVGQMIGRWGNFVNQEAYGGPVEESFLRDKLHLPDFIVNQMNVEGVFHHPAFLYESMWSLVGLVILLVLRRQKFLRAGELFMSYFIWYSIGRFFIEALRTDSLGFQAPQWVASMVNGLWSPMTAMGFEQGYLDPAYGNVRISQLLAIGIIIVAVVFIVVRRMTGKANVRYSDPIVSSKVPSESSDDMVHTGPVAGKEDTVTPVSTKEDLKQAEEKKE, encoded by the coding sequence ATGGATACATTATTACTGTTGAACCCGATTGCGTTCTCCATCGGAGCGTTAAAGGTTCACTGGTACGGGCTTATACTCGGTACAGCGGCACTTGTAGGTTTGCTGCTTGTCATCCGGGAAGGCAAACGGTATAACATTCCGCAGGAAGTGTTCATGGACATGGTTCTGCTTGGTGTGCCTTCTGCCATTATCGGTGCCCGCATATACTACGTGGCATTTCGATGGGACGATTATAAGGATAATTTGTGGGATGTCTTTAAAATATGGAATGGTGGTATCGCCATATATGGCGCACTGATTGGTGCAATCATATGTGCAGTCATTTTCTTCCGTCGTAAAGGGTATAATTTCTGGCGCATGGCCGACATCTGTGCACCTGGATTGATCGTTGGACAAATGATCGGACGCTGGGGTAACTTTGTAAACCAAGAGGCCTATGGTGGTCCTGTAGAAGAATCATTTTTGAGAGACAAGCTTCATTTGCCAGACTTTATCGTTAATCAGATGAATGTGGAAGGTGTATTCCATCATCCTGCATTTTTGTATGAATCGATGTGGAGTCTTGTTGGTTTGGTCATCTTGCTGGTGCTTCGTCGTCAGAAGTTTCTGCGTGCTGGTGAGCTGTTTATGTCCTATTTTATCTGGTACTCGATCGGTCGTTTCTTTATCGAAGCGCTGCGTACCGACAGTCTGGGATTCCAGGCTCCTCAATGGGTTGCCTCCATGGTTAATGGATTATGGTCACCGATGACAGCTATGGGCTTCGAGCAAGGATATCTTGATCCAGCCTATGGTAACGTAAGAATTTCGCAGCTGCTGGCTATTGGGATCATTATTGTTGCGGTAGTCTTCATCGTCGTGAGAAGAATGACAGGCAAGGCAAATGTACGTTATAGTGATCCGATTGTATCTTCCAAGGTTCCTTCAGAATCATCGGATGATATGGTGCACACAGGCCCGGTTGCAGGTAAAGAGGACACGGTAACTCCAGTCTCGACCAAAGAGGATCTGAAGCAAGCTGAAGAGAAAAAGGAGTAA